In the genome of Osmerus mordax isolate fOsmMor3 chromosome 10, fOsmMor3.pri, whole genome shotgun sequence, the window CAACAGCTGGGAGCCTGAAGAAAACATTTTGGATCCCAGGTTACTTGCAGCCTTCCATAAGAGGTAGGCTGCACTTTTGTACAGACAGTTAGTTGAATTTACACACTAAATTGAAAGATCTGGAGATAGGTGAGTGATTGTTTGTATGTGGTTCCTCCagggaacaggagagggagCTGCTGTTCCAGAAAAAAGGGAAGAGACCAAGAGGACGTCCACGGAAAATTCTGGTAATTACACACTGacagctcacacactcactctgacaGCCCCCTCTTAATATTGTTTACTCTTTCCAACTGCACAGTAGCATGGTCTGTTTACCCACCTTTTGAGTTGGGTAAGCTGACGACCTAGACAAAGATAGTGAGACAAGATGATTGGGAAGTCATTAGATCCAGAGGCAAACACAAAGAATATAAATAGTAGTTTGTAACAACAAGTACTCATAACATGTTTCTCCAATTTCCAGGAGCCAGTTCCAGCTGCCGCTAAATCcagccgctcctcctcctcctcgtcctctggcctctcctcttctgcttcctcctcttcctcagatgACGAGGACCAGGTGAAGAAGGCCCGGCCAGGGCCACGCCTACGAgacctgccttcctctccccaGAAGAGGCCGCCTGCCTTGGCGGCCAAGCAGGAGCCAGTCAAAAAGAAGCGTGGGAGAAAACCCCTCCTTCCTGAGCTCCGTGCTCTGAGACAGGCCaagaccccacctccccctcgccTCCAGGCCCTGCGCCCCCCCCGTGATCCCCCCAGAGAGGAGTCAAGAGGTGGGGTAAAGAAGCCCCTACAGCCAGCCAGCTTCACATACCCAGGCCTGGCcagggcaggcagggaggaTTCAGGTGCCCAGGGCTCGTCAGGGGCCTTTTCCCAGCCAGGGGCCCCTAAACCTGGTGCTCTGAGCTGCCTTTGGCCTGGCCGATCTCTttccgcctcctctccctcttcctcctcctcctcttcctccatgggTCGAGCCCCTCCCGCCCACAGTAAGAGCTCCTCTGAGCTGaagcgctctctctctgactgtggcAGCAGCAGGACAGGCTCTCTGAAGCTGGGGGGCAGCACCGCAGCACTGGGTCTGCCGACTTCCAAGCCTTCCGCGGGGTTAGGGGGAGGTCAGGCGACATGCGGCGCAGCTCAGCGCTCTTCCCTGGGGCAGAGACGACCGGAGGGCCCAGGTGGAGCTCCGCAAGGCTCCGGCAGCTCCAGGCccgccccttccccccctccctcagccagGGACCGTGCCAGCCaggctctcagcctcagagcccTCAACCTGCAGAGCGTCACCAAGTCAGCATCTGGGAACGGTCTTCAAGGAAACGGTGGCGTTGCCGTGGCAACATCCAGGTCCAGTTTAAGAAGTGGCAGCAGCATAGTAGTGAAGGGAGCAGGGGGAAGCattagagagacacacactcccagacaggaaggaagaggaggaggaggaggaccaagGCAAAGAGAGGACAAGATGactgaggtggggagagagaggaagggagtgggggttatggggagggggggtgggaccccaggggaaggaggaggagggcggcagGACAGACCATGTGCAGAAGACCGGAAGTCAGGCCAGCGGAGCCTCAATGACCTCAGCACAGGGGACTCAGACGACACTAGTAGCAGTGAATCAGAAGGTGGTGATGCTTCTCCATACGCAGGCAATGGGGGCCCCAGGATCCATCCGGTCCCAGTTGATATGGAGGCAGTGGACTCGGACTGGCGTCCCACGCGTAGCCTTCTAGAACACGTGTTTGTTACGGACGTCACGGCCAACTTTGTAACGGTAACGGTGAAGGAGTCTCCCACCAGCGTGGGCTTCTTTAACTCCAGGAACCACTGACCTGAGAGCAGCCTCTGGTGGTGAACTACAGGGGCCCCTGCCTCTACACTGACCTGAGATCAGTCTCTGACGGTGAACTACCACAAGCCGCATGTGGGAGGTGTTCGATGCTTCCATCCTCATACGTTTCCTGGTCCCTTTCCCCAGTGACCATCTTCCTGGATCTCATAAGGACGACAGCAGGACCTGTGGAGTGTCTAGGTTGGGGCTTCAAGAGGCCAGGTGGCGTTGACTCTGGGGTCTGTGGAAGCATGTATAGAGAACTGTTACTGGGCTTGTATTGGTTATCTTTGGACTGACtgaagcacacacccacacacttaccACCATCAGCCTGTTTTGTTCCCCTT includes:
- the LOC136950633 gene encoding chromobox protein homolog 2-like, with product MEGVTVGQVFDAECILNKRPRKGKFEYLVKWRGWSSKHNSWEPEENILDPRLLAAFHKREQERELLFQKKGKRPRGRPRKILEPVPAAAKSSRSSSSSSSGLSSSASSSSSDDEDQVKKARPGPRLRDLPSSPQKRPPALAAKQEPVKKKRGRKPLLPELRALRQAKTPPPPRLQALRPPRDPPREESRGGVKKPLQPASFTYPGLARAGREDSGAQGSSGAFSQPGAPKPGALSCLWPGRSLSASSPSSSSSSSSMGRAPPAHSKSSSELKRSLSDCGSSRTGSLKLGGSTAALGLPTSKPSAGLGGGQATCGAAQRSSLGQRRPEGPGGAPQGSGSSRPAPSPPPSARDRASQALSLRALNLQSVTKSASGNGLQGNGGVAVATSRSSLRSGSSIVVKGAGGSIRETHTPRQEGRGGGGGPRQREDKMTEVGRERKGVGVMGRGGGTPGEGGGGRQDRPCAEDRKSGQRSLNDLSTGDSDDTSSSESEGGDASPYAGNGGPRIHPVPVDMEAVDSDWRPTRSLLEHVFVTDVTANFVTVTVKESPTSVGFFNSRNH